The sequence CGGAAAACACGTCCCCCAACCCCACCAGCGAGGGGTGGAAGACGAACATGTACGGTACAACGAAGGCCGGAAGGGCCAGGAGAAGGGACTGCTTCGACGTCTTCCAGAAATCCGCTTCCGCGATGCACGACGCGGCATAGACAGCCAGCCCCACCGGCGGAGTGATCATGGACATGCAGCCGAAATAGAAGACGAAGAGGTGGGCAGCCAGGGGTTCGACACCCAGTCTCACCAGGGTCGGGGCCCCGAGGACCGCCAGGATGAGGTACGCCGGCGTGGTGGGAAGCCCCATGCCCAGAAGCAGGCTCGCGAGCATGATCATGATCAGCACGAGGATCAGGCTGTTTCCCCCCACGGCGAGCACGAGGCTGGAAAACTTCATGCCCAGGCCGGTCAGGTTCATGACCGCCACGATGATCCCGGCACATGCGGTAGAGGCGATGACCACCAGGGAAACCCTGGCGCCGCTCTCGAAGGCGGTTATGATGTCCCGCCAGCCCATCCGCTTCTTGAAAAAACCCACCAGGACCGTGGCGAGAAGGGAATAGACGGCCGCTTTCATTACGGAGTACTGGGCGATGATCATGAAGTAGATCAGCACGAGAAGGGGAATGAAAAAGATGCCCTGCTCCCGGAGAAGGGTCTTCATGGGAGGAAGAGAATCCCGGGCCGTTCCCGAGAGGCCGAGAATCTTCGCCCTGCAGTGGACCATGGTGAACACCGTGCCGTAGAAAATCAGGGCGGGGATGAGGGCCCCCAGGGCCACCTTGTAATAGGGAACGGCCAAAATTTCCGCCATGATGAAGGCCGCCGCGCCCATGAGGGGAGGCATGATCTGGCCTCCCGTGGACGCCACCGCCTCCACCGCCGCCGCGAATTCCGGCCTGTACCCGATGGAGCGCATGAGGGGAATGGTCACCGCTCCCGTGCCCGCCACGTTTGCCACGGCGCTGCCCGAAACGGACCCGAAGAGGCTGCTTGCCACCACTGCGGCCTTCGCCGGACCTCCGGCGCTTCCGCCGACGGATTTTACCGCAAAGTCGATGTAGAACTGGCCCGCCCCGGTGATCTCAAGGAAGGCTCCGAAGAGGACGAAAATAAAGACGTAGCTCGCCGACACGCCGAGGGGAGTGCCGAAAATACCTTCGGTGCTCAGGGAGATCTGGTAGATGATCCGGGTCAGGTCGTACCCCCTGTGCCAGAGCATCCCCGGCAGATAGGGGCCGGCGACGGCGTAGAGGAGAAACACCACGGCGATCCCGGGAAGAATATTCCCCACCGATCGCCGGGCAAAGTCGAGAACGAGCACGATGAGAACCGTACCCACCGCCAGGTCCAGGGCGTCCGGGTCGCCGAACCGGAGGATCATGGCCTGGAAGTTGACGATGAAATGGCCCAGGCAGAAAAGGGACGCCGCGGCGGCCAGCAGCGGAAAAATCTTCTCCCGCTTCAGGGACGCCCCGGCGACCGCGGTCAGGTAACAGATGAGAAAACCGAAGGTAAGATGGATACTCCGCTGCCAGAGGGCGGTCAGCACCCCGAAAAACGCCGTGTAGACGTGAAAAATTCCCATGGCCGCGGAAACGGCCGTAATCAAAAGGTTCGTTTTTTTCTCAGGAAAACAATCCAAAATATAGGTCCCCCCCACTCGGTAACTTTTCCTGCTTCCCCAACGCACAAAAACTTCTATTCCATCCGGGAGCTCCCTGCGCCTTCGGGCCGGCAGCCCCCGGTTTCGTCCTTCGGAGGGCCGTCCTGGAGGGCCATGATGAATCTCTGGGCCTTCTCAATTTCGTCAATATGCCGGGCCATCTGCAGGGCGGCATCGTCGGGAGACCGTTTCCGAAGGGCATGGAGCACTCTTTTATGTCCCTCGAGGGCTTTTTTCCGTCCCTGGGGAAAAGTGATGGTGGTGGAACGGCCTTTCTGAAGATGGGAATCCACCTCCTGGAGAAGATGGAGAAGCACGGGATTTCCCGTGGATTTTGCAAGGCTGTAATGAAAATCGAGGTCGGACTGAACCACCCTGTCGGGGTCCGCTTCACCCTCGCCGCCTTCCAGAACGGACAGAACCGACTCCATCCTTTCCAGGTCTTCGTCGGAAGCCCTTTCTGCGGCAAGACGGGCCAGACTGCTCTCCAGCACCTTTCTCGCCTCCATGAAGTGGGCCAGGGCGCTGGATGAAGGGTCGGCCATATCGGGAAGGGGGGTATAGTGTTTTTTGAGGAAGGTGCCCTTTCCCTGGATAATCTCCACAACCCCCTCCTGGCGGAGGACAGAAAGGGCTTCCCGGACGCAGGTCCTGCTCACCTTGAAGATTCTCATCAATTCCTGCTCCGTGGGAATTTTATCCCCCGGCCGGAGAGAATCCGCCTCGATGAGCACCTTGATCTCGTCAATGAGCAGTTCCGTGAGCTTCTTTGCCCTCAGGGGCGACGGCATGGGCGGTTCCTCCTTCTCTTTTGTCGCTTCATCCTATCATACGATGAATTTGGTTTCAATATTTCCCGATAAAAAAGGGGGCTGCGTTCACGCAGCCCCCTGGAGGAAAAACCCGCCGCCACGGGCGGGACGATCTTTGAAGAACCTTTTTTTATTTCGCTTCCTTGTACAGGCCCACCTGCTGCAGAAGATCCTTGAACTGGGCGTCCTGCTTCGTGAGAAATTCCGTGGACTGTTTCTGGTCCCAGGTGAGAATCATGGAGCCGGACTCGTTCATGAACTTCTGGAAGGTCTCGCTCTCGGCGGCAGCCTTGAAGGCGGCATAGAGCTTGTCCACCACTTCCTTCGGCGTGCCCTTGGGGGCGAGAACCTGCCGGGTGTTGTGCATAACCACGTCATACCCCTGCTCCATGAAGGTGGGGATGTCGGGGAAGGCTTCGACCCGGACTTCGCTCATGACGCCCAGGGGCCGGATTTCTCCCGCTTCGTAGAGCGACTTGGCAGTGACGGGGGCAGCCTGGCATGCGTCCACGTGCCCGCCGGCCACGAGGGAAGGTCCCTTGGCCTCTCCGCCGGCCTGGCTGGCGATCTTGAACTTCACGTTCTCCTTCAGCTCGAGAAGCTGAAGGCCGAGACGGGTGATGGATCCGGGGTTGGACGCCGCCACGGTGATGGTGTCAGGCCGCTTCCGGGCATCCTCTATGAACTCCTTCAGGTCCTTCCATGGAGCGTCCTTCTTCACCCAGAGACCGCCCGGGTCGGAGTTGAAGGTGATGACCACTTCGAAGGCCTCATGGCCGATGGGAATAACGCCCATGAACTTGTGGGTCGAAATGGTGCCCGTGGTGTTGCCGATGGTGTAGCCGTCGGGCCTGGCCTGGGAAATTTCCACGTAGGCCTTGGCGCCGGAGCCGCCCGGCTTGTTGACGATGACGATGGGCTGTCCCAGGTGTTTCTCCGCCTCGGCACACAGTACCCTGCTCACCAGGTCCGAACCGCCGCCGGTCTCCCAGCCGATAATATAGGTCACCGGACGGGTGGGATAATCCGCCGCCAGGGCGGGAACCGCGAAAAGAACCGCCAGACAAACTGCTGCCGCTGCTGCTGCCTTTCTCAACTTCATGAACTGCACCTCCCCTTTCTTATTCCGTTCCGCATTTTTTGAGCATGAGCATCTTGCACACAGGGTACAGGATCATTGCCGCCGTCAGCACCCAGAGCACGATGCAGATGGGCGACGTAAAAATGGGCGCCACTCCGGAAATTTCGATGGTGCTCCGGAGGTTGTTTTCGAACATGGGACCGAGGATCAGCCCCAGGATGATCGTTCCGGGCTTCACCCCCACCTTGTTGAGGAAGAATCCCGCAACGCCGGAGACCAGCATGATCCCCACGTCAAACAGGCTGTTGCTGAGCGCGAAGGCCCCGATCACGCAGAGAACGGCGATGACCGGGAGCATCATCTCCTTCCGAACCGCCAGTATCCACGGGGCGATCCGTGCCGTGGCAAGCCCCCAGAGCAGCAGGGAGAACTGGGCCACCAGGAGCCCGATGAAAATGGTGTTGATGAGCAGGGGCTGGGTGGTGAAAAGCATGGGACCCGGCCGCAGGTTGTGGATAAGAAGGGCTCCCAGCAGAATAGCCGCGGGAGAGCTTCCCGGAACGCCCAGGGTGAGCAGGGGCACCATGGCGCCGCCTACGGAAGCGTTGTTCGCCGTCTCGGCGGCGATGATGCCTTCGGGAGCGCCGGTGCCGAATTTCTCCGGCTCCTTCGAGGACTGCATGGCATGGTTGTAGCTGATGATGGACGCAATGGTCCCCCCTGCGCCGGGAAGCACGCCGATGACGATGCCGATGAGGCTCGCCGGAAGAAAGCCCTTCAGGACCTTGGCGAAATCGCTCGCCGAAAGGAAGAGCCTGTTGATGGTCTTTGTGATGACCCCTTCCTTTGAACTCTCGAGAATCTGGGAAATCACTTCCGCGAGACCGAACAGGCCTATCACCACGGGGATGAAGTTGATCCCCGACATCAGGTCGAGGGAGCCGAAGGTGAACCGGGACACGTTGGTGAAGTTGTCCATCCCCACCGTGGACAGAAGGACGCCGAGGGTCGCCCCGGCGAATCCCTTCGCAAGCGCCTTGCCCGACACGGCCACGATGGCGCTCAGGCCGAAGACGGCGAGGACGGTATATTCTGCGGGGCCGAACCTCAGGGCGAACCGGGCCAGAACGGGGGCGATGATTATCAGGGCGATGACCCCGGCGATGCCTCCCAGAGTCGAGCCCACCGTGGCCAGGCTGATGGCCCGCCCCGCTTCGCCCCGCTGCGCCATGGGATATCCGTCCAGGGACGTCATGACCGAAGGGGGAGCGCCGGGGATGTTCAGCAATATTGCGGAATAGGCTCCTCCGAAAACCGCACCGGTGTAGAGGCCGAGGAGCATGAGGATACCCTCGGAAGGAGGCATGTAGAACGTGATGGGGAGCATGAGGGCCATGCCCATGGTGGCCGAAAGCCCGGGAAGGGCCCCCACGATGATCCCGAGGGCGCTGCCCCCGAAGATGAGGGCGATCATCTTGAAAGTAAAAACCGTCTCCAAAGCTGCTAAAATATCCATCACACTCATCCTTTCACTGACGGCGGGCAGGGAAAGCCATCGTCAGAATCCCCACGGGCCCAGCGGAAGGGGAACGTGAAGCAGGCCGGAGAAGAGATAATTCACGAGAAAAACAAACACACCCGTGCGCAGGATATTCAAAAGAAGGTGTTTTTCCCCCAGAAGGAACTGGGATACGAGCATGAAAAGACACGTCACAAGCACAAAACCCAGGGAGGAAAGGAAAAAGAGGTACGCCCCCACCAGGAAGATGAAAAGGATCGCCCGGACAACTGCCTGTTTTTCAGGGCGTTCGCTGAAAACGGGCTTTTCCGGACGCCGCATTCCCTGGACAAAGATCACCGCTCCAAGGAAAAGAAGCGTCCAACCCAGAAGGTCCGGGAAAAATTTCGGGGAGAGTGCCCGAAACTCTTCGGCCGCTGTGGAAAACTGCGACACGAGATACAACACTCCCCCGCTGAAGAGGATCAGGCCCGAACCCAGTATGGTGGATGGATTCTTCGTCAGCATGACATCACGGCCCGTCTACCGCTTGAACTCGTCTTTTACCTCAGACTCGGGAACTCCCTTTTCCGGCTCTTTTCTCTCGCCGTCGCACATCTGGAGACGCCAGCCGTCGGGGTCGCGAAGACGGACATTGCCCCGCCCCGTGTGGCGGTTTCTGTAGGGCTCGTTGCTGAACTCGATGCCGGCCGCCTTCAGCTCTTCATAGGTTGTGATCAGGTCGTCGGTCTTGAAGGCGATGTGGTTGACGCCGATGTTTTCTTCGTCGATAACCGTGTGGATCTCGAAAATGGGCTGGTTCGGTCCGGGAAGCTGAAGCTCCGCCGAGCCGCCGTGATGGTCCGTCCACTGGAGGAGTTTGAAGCCGAGCTTCTGGTAAAAATCAACGTACTCCTTGACGTCCTTCACGATGATCTC is a genomic window of Aminivibrio pyruvatiphilus containing:
- a CDS encoding TRAP transporter permease: MRWGSRKSYRVGGTYILDCFPEKKTNLLITAVSAAMGIFHVYTAFFGVLTALWQRSIHLTFGFLICYLTAVAGASLKREKIFPLLAAAASLFCLGHFIVNFQAMILRFGDPDALDLAVGTVLIVLVLDFARRSVGNILPGIAVVFLLYAVAGPYLPGMLWHRGYDLTRIIYQISLSTEGIFGTPLGVSASYVFIFVLFGAFLEITGAGQFYIDFAVKSVGGSAGGPAKAAVVASSLFGSVSGSAVANVAGTGAVTIPLMRSIGYRPEFAAAVEAVASTGGQIMPPLMGAAAFIMAEILAVPYYKVALGALIPALIFYGTVFTMVHCRAKILGLSGTARDSLPPMKTLLREQGIFFIPLLVLIYFMIIAQYSVMKAAVYSLLATVLVGFFKKRMGWRDIITAFESGARVSLVVIASTACAGIIVAVMNLTGLGMKFSSLVLAVGGNSLILVLIMIMLASLLLGMGLPTTPAYLILAVLGAPTLVRLGVEPLAAHLFVFYFGCMSMITPPVGLAVYAASCIAEADFWKTSKQSLLLALPAFVVPYMFVFHPSLVGLGDVFSVLSTGGSGLLGAVILGAGLSGWYFLKVSLPERAVLCVAGILLILPGWPSNIAGILLAVAVWAFRKNMRK
- a CDS encoding FadR/GntR family transcriptional regulator gives rise to the protein MPSPLRAKKLTELLIDEIKVLIEADSLRPGDKIPTEQELMRIFKVSRTCVREALSVLRQEGVVEIIQGKGTFLKKHYTPLPDMADPSSSALAHFMEARKVLESSLARLAAERASDEDLERMESVLSVLEGGEGEADPDRVVQSDLDFHYSLAKSTGNPVLLHLLQEVDSHLQKGRSTTITFPQGRKKALEGHKRVLHALRKRSPDDAALQMARHIDEIEKAQRFIMALQDGPPKDETGGCRPEGAGSSRME
- a CDS encoding tripartite tricarboxylate transporter substrate binding protein; this translates as MKLRKAAAAAAVCLAVLFAVPALAADYPTRPVTYIIGWETGGGSDLVSRVLCAEAEKHLGQPIVIVNKPGGSGAKAYVEISQARPDGYTIGNTTGTISTHKFMGVIPIGHEAFEVVITFNSDPGGLWVKKDAPWKDLKEFIEDARKRPDTITVAASNPGSITRLGLQLLELKENVKFKIASQAGGEAKGPSLVAGGHVDACQAAPVTAKSLYEAGEIRPLGVMSEVRVEAFPDIPTFMEQGYDVVMHNTRQVLAPKGTPKEVVDKLYAAFKAAAESETFQKFMNESGSMILTWDQKQSTEFLTKQDAQFKDLLQQVGLYKEAK
- a CDS encoding tripartite tricarboxylate transporter permease, coding for MDILAALETVFTFKMIALIFGGSALGIIVGALPGLSATMGMALMLPITFYMPPSEGILMLLGLYTGAVFGGAYSAILLNIPGAPPSVMTSLDGYPMAQRGEAGRAISLATVGSTLGGIAGVIALIIIAPVLARFALRFGPAEYTVLAVFGLSAIVAVSGKALAKGFAGATLGVLLSTVGMDNFTNVSRFTFGSLDLMSGINFIPVVIGLFGLAEVISQILESSKEGVITKTINRLFLSASDFAKVLKGFLPASLIGIVIGVLPGAGGTIASIISYNHAMQSSKEPEKFGTGAPEGIIAAETANNASVGGAMVPLLTLGVPGSSPAAILLGALLIHNLRPGPMLFTTQPLLINTIFIGLLVAQFSLLLWGLATARIAPWILAVRKEMMLPVIAVLCVIGAFALSNSLFDVGIMLVSGVAGFFLNKVGVKPGTIILGLILGPMFENNLRSTIEISGVAPIFTSPICIVLWVLTAAMILYPVCKMLMLKKCGTE
- a CDS encoding tripartite tricarboxylate transporter TctB family protein — its product is MLTKNPSTILGSGLILFSGGVLYLVSQFSTAAEEFRALSPKFFPDLLGWTLLFLGAVIFVQGMRRPEKPVFSERPEKQAVVRAILFIFLVGAYLFFLSSLGFVLVTCLFMLVSQFLLGEKHLLLNILRTGVFVFLVNYLFSGLLHVPLPLGPWGF
- a CDS encoding VOC family protein, translated to MRRENTVITQIDHIEIIVKDVKEYVDFYQKLGFKLLQWTDHHGGSAELQLPGPNQPIFEIHTVIDEENIGVNHIAFKTDDLITTYEELKAAGIEFSNEPYRNRHTGRGNVRLRDPDGWRLQMCDGERKEPEKGVPESEVKDEFKR